The sequence GTCTTGCGCATACATTATAGCAAAGAGCCGGCTTTTTTTCCCGCGCACCGGCGGTCCCTTCACCTCTGCGCACAGGGCGGACCGGCGCTATTATATAGTCATTTGCGATTTAGCGCCTTGGTAAAAAGCGCATATTCCGCTTTCAAATTTTCTCTCTTCGCGGAAAGCAGGAGGCGCGCCTAAGCGCAGCCCCTTTTCGGCGCATATACTTTTAAGCGGCGGCGCTCTTGCCGCGCCCTAAATTATCTGCGATTCCACGAGCGCCGCGGAGATACGGCTTGCGCTTATTTTCGTTCTGCGTCCGTACCATCCTTCAGCAAAAAACGAGCCGCGCGTGCGCAGCTCGTCGTTTTCGACGCCGGCAAAGACCAGCGGAATATCCATATTTTAAGCGCGGATTCAGCCAGTTTCCTTTAAATGCCTGTCTATAAACGCTTCGACTTCATCCTCCTTTATCTCGAGGGCTTCGACGAAAGCCGCGTTCAACCTGTCGTTGGCGCGCTTCGCGTATTCGGCCTCGAGCGCGACCTCTGTCTTTCCGGCACCGCCGCCCTTCCTGAAGCGGCGGCTCTTCGCCACTTTCAGTCGCTCGAACGGGTCCTTTTTAGAGAGCGCCCTCTTGTAAAGGTCTATTCTTCCCTTGCTGCTTGGCGCGTTCAAAAGCGTAATGTACGGTATTCGCTCTATCGGCTCCAGTGCGTCTTCTCTCGTCATCCTCGGCGTCTCTCCTCCCCGTCAGGTAATTTACGATATAGGGGATCACGCCGTCGCGGCGCAACCCGAGCACGAAGGCGAACTCCTCCTTGACGCCGCGCTCCGCCGCCGCGAGAATCTTTTCGTCGCACGCACGGAACTTTTTGCCGCTTTCGCGCATCTCCGCCTTGTGCACATGCAGGATTTTTATAAGCCAGAGAATTTTTGAAATATCCCTGCTCTTAAGCACGTCCTCGAAGACGGCCGTTCGGCTTTCGTCGTTTTCGATCCACTG is a genomic window of Synergistes jonesii containing:
- a CDS encoding CarD family transcriptional regulator is translated as MGTGKCAVNGNGFSVGDCVVYAGNGICRINDIRTEKFSDMEERLYYVMNSVYDDKAKFYLPVHMDGSCEKLRPLLSRDEILSVIDKSEDIGAQWIENDESRTAVFEDVLKSRDISKILWLIKILHVHKAEMRESGKKFRACDEKILAAAERGVKEEFAFVLGLRRDGVIPYIVNYLTGRRDAEDDERRRTGADRANTVHYAFERAKQQGKNRPLQEGAL